A genome region from Lucilia cuprina isolate Lc7/37 chromosome 3, ASM2204524v1, whole genome shotgun sequence includes the following:
- the LOC111678831 gene encoding syntaxin-4 — MARDRLPELIQRSNSCNSTNGTTISLERQNSAANMQQNTPVDAILNPYSEIRTHLAQIAANLESMNRMTQAANIRSFNENEMDQLRKHNLRLGNQLMTKFQEFKANLPAENDYTLEARMKRTLFYGLHQSYINMWTKNEAFLQNYEQKLKKNLQMQSKIINCNATEEEIEELIANKQTSLFVGNILEETEKERKTLQDLMDRFNELKKLEKSIEEVHALFLRIQCLVMEQSETIQRVEFHAQQATLFVDKGADELEKADKLHKKALKKKVMLILIAIVVLLVLILIGVFL, encoded by the exons atggcaagaGATCGATTGCCAGAATTAATACAG CGCTCAAATAGCTGTAATTCAACGAATGGTACAACAATATCGTTGGAAAGGCAAAACTCAGCAGCCAATATGCAACAAAATACACCCGTAGATGCCATACTAAATCCG TATTCGGAAATACGCACACATTTAGCACAAATAGCTGCAAATTTGGAGTCAATGAATCGTATGACACAGGCAGCAAACATACGAAGTTTTAAtg aaaatgaaatgGATCAATTGAGAAAACACAACCTGCGTTTGGGTAATCAATTGATGACAAAATTTCAGGAGTTCAAAGCAAATCTACCGGCCGAAAATGATTATACGCTAGAGGCGCGTATGAAGAGAACTCTGTTCTATGGTCTGCATCAGAGTTATATAAATATGTGGACCAAGAATGAGGCATTTTTACAGAATTATGAACAGAAgttgaagaaaaatttacaaatgcaATCGAAGATAA tcAATTGTAATGCCACCGAAGAAGAAATCGAAGAATTAATTGCCAATAAACAAACTAGTCTATTTGTAGGAAAT ATTTTAGAAGAAACCGAAAAGGAACGCAAAACACTGCAAGATCTCATGGATCGTTTCAATGAACTCAAGAAACTAGAGAAATCCATAGAAGAAGTGCATGCATTATTTTTACGGATACAATGTTTAGTAATGGAACAg AGTGAAACCATACAACGTGTTGAGTTCCATGCCCAACAGGCCACTCTGTTCGTAGACAAGGGTGCTGATGAACTGGAAAAAGCtgataaattacataaaaaagctttgaag aaaaaagtgatGCTTATTTTAATCGCTATTGTTGTATTACTGGTGCTAATTTTAATTGGTGTATTTTTGTGA
- the LOC111678835 gene encoding syntaxin-4-like yields the protein MIRDRLPELKEVGCTFHASTESLVLIEIEDVEEEVVRSHSPVMDALLKMYNEILLEIEQILQNIETMKVMTQAKNAKNFKEKEFYKLRQTTIQIGNNIMSKFQLIESTLPPENNYTTLARMKRSLYYGFFQHYVIIWSKNDEFFHEYENKLKKNLQMQSKILNYDLTEEEIETLVAHKQTTLYTGNILETEHARKTLQALKDRLGELKKLEKSIEEVHTLFLRLQNLVVHQSVIMQRIEKHFDDARNYVEEGTKEIKEAEIIQKKTQKSKLIFIIVAIIAVSLFLLIALLIR from the exons atgatTCGTGATCGTTTGCCAGAACTAAAAGag GTGGGATGTACATTCCACGCTTCTACGGAATCCCTGGTTCTAATTGAAATAGAGGATGTAGAAGAAGAAGTTGTTCGTTCGCATAGTCCAGTAATGGATGCTTTACTCAAAATG taCAACGAAATACTCCTTGAAATCGAACAAATATTACAGAATATCGAAACGATGAAAGTAATGACTCAAGctaaaaatgccaaaaattttaagg aaaaagaattttataaattacgtCAAACTACCATACAGATTGGCAATAATATTATGAGTAAATTTCAATTGATTGAAAGTACACTGCCACCGGAAAATAACTACACAACATTGGCACGTATGAAGCGGTCCTTGTATTATGGGTTTTTCCAACATTACGTGATAATCTGGAGTAAAAATGATGAATTTTTCCATgagtatgaaaataaattgaagaaaaatctaCAAATGCAATCGAAAATAT TAAATTATGATCTCACAGAAGAGGAAATTGAAACTCTAGTAgcacacaaacaaacaactttATACACCGGTAAT ATCCTAGAAACGGAACATGCCCGAAAAACATTGCAAGCGCTGAAAGATCGTTTgggagaattaaaaaaattggaaaaatcaaTTGAAGAAGTTCACACATTATTCTTACGACTGCAAAACTTAGTAGTACATCAg AGCGTCATCATGCAACGCATTGAAAAACATTTCGATGATGCCCGAAATTATGTGGAAGAGGGAACCAAAGAAATTAAAGAAGCTGAAATTATccagaaaaaaactcaaaaa AGCAAgctaatttttattatagtgGCCATTATTGCAGTATcgttatttttacttattgctCTTTTGATACGATGA
- the LOC111678836 gene encoding syntaxin-4-like gives MIKIKDRLPDFKKNLQIQDVDKELCNYEVIVEEEPELEYKPYNGPVGNLLKRYLYIYVNLKEIENLLLNMNSMTTAEHINNFNQKEFNKLRADSIKIGNDIIKRFKKLESKLPDPEDSSTLARMKRSLYFGFFQQYILLWSKNEQFLMDFEQKLKKRLQMQSQILNCNLSNDDIETLIENKNTNLFMSNILQDTETERKTLQELQDRFEDLKKLEKSITEVHNLFISLQTLVAEQGDAIQRIETHFNAARDYIEDATRTIEIVEKMKKQRCCRICCCF, from the exons atgattaaaattaaagatcGTCTGCCAGATTTCAAAAAG aatttacaaATTCAAGATGTTGATAAAGAACTATGCAATTACGAAGTGATAGTTGAGGAAGAACCTGAACTAGAATATAAGCCATACAATGGACCTGTGGGTAATTTATTGAAAAGG tatttatacatttatgttaatctaaaagaaattgaaaatctTTTGCTTAATATGAACTCGATGACAACCGCagaacatataaataattttaatc aaaaagaatttaataaattacgCGCAGATAGTATTAAGATTGGTAATGAtattattaaaagatttaaaaaattggaaagtAAATTACCGGATCCGGAAGATTCTAGCACATTGGCACGCATGAAACGATCTCTGTACTTTGGTTTCTTTCAACAATACATTTTACTTTGGTCTAAGAATGAACAATTTCTAATGGATTTTGAACAAAAGTTAAAGAAACGTTTGCAAATGCAATCACAAATTt taaattgtaatttatcaAATGACGACATCgaaactttaatagaaaataaaaataccaatttatttatgtcaaat ATTCTTCAAGACACCGAAACCGAACGTAAAACTTTACAAGAACTTCAAGATCGTtttgaagatttaaaaaaattggaaaaatccATAACAGAAGTTCATAATTTATTCATAAGTTTACAAACTCTAGTGGCCGAACag GGTGACGCTATACAACGTATTGAAACCCATTTTAATGCAGCCCGCGATTATATAGAAGATGCTACTAGAACAATTGAAATAGTGGAGAAAATGAAAAAGCAAAGATGTTGccgaatttgttgttgtttttaa
- the LOC111678837 gene encoding protein cramped translates to MDKGQLPADKLMNSETNADDGCNNRDDVAVAAKKEKLNVVSNVSETIPTQTNANIHPSKTNWRGKESLERKQDVIKTVPEADTEELLGSVTTYNCHGTRTSARVIQKMRQDQQTRPITPPPSEREGGRKDERTAAQKTPSQVRANRPTWSNIERNHFFDALNEFGKDFEAIGNFINTKLKRRSPATDVSFKSKDQVRQHYYQTYHKICKYIRFSEEVRKPVQELYALINYGEMRRKLQFVTDKHFMKLRNLIYHGHISVRCKGKNIRIKTPSCKALRRLNQLDDTLEDIRLPSKIEVIISPANMEAFGRVQTIAQNPRCRTTVPLHKKLVNFIKTFEHKWRSMDVRIAEEAKLMVTQEACTGQQQTTTATHLHDLNVQDSEMCFLPKPGVTIHRPLLSITEYLSSVNICLTAYEERMGVKVKGEHLNAERTNLQSATSHNNISSSSNKRLRTESGSEKRSPEQLKRLKPMDNSYENLIATVEEAQLTSNENDSFNIAKNESSGDELSDEIHELLSDSNELNTSKEFLVNTENLNPPPPLPQPPQPAVTSTTAIVSEITSANCISQLTTAARSRRTLASKPSRTVFKPLLNDDVIQRIRSGWTSSNAGDITIGDLYVVFGHDSKLQLDYYWMPPNPSAKNESQPNELTVNITKQHLLTNSKQINNNNCSKDCDEGNLQNSLQTSALSNKLKQLLLIANLSDRMRRRSCTCDRSNAAKVKFERDLTGRTFIANKSYANCGVNSTSVGESNSGSNVFRQPMIPVRRTSIDPVKQLTTLTRQKMSRQVLVQRLLLPSNGSANATTQLSSNLTATTNTPIPVTSSIGSSSAAATTVTAAIKSKEVPWNQADRYKPQTTTATTITTTTTSNQNPQQPEACNTTFLNSLTLNNYEEMPQTSTSLYQPPYKDLLESSEDRIDGSPTSGIPSVDSAFDESSNNSFLNGLTPMHLLRETSSNSKWLEDNINDFSLTSLLGHLDEINSSRDMLDPSSNLSVISESSVDYMHKFQEFKALFQSDEKD, encoded by the exons atggATAAAGGTCAACTGCCTGCAGACAAATTAATGAACTCTGAAACAAATGCCGATGATGGTTGCAACAATCGAGATGACGTAGCTGTGGCagctaaaaaggaaaaattaaatgttgtgtCCAATGTGAGTGAGACAATTCCAACGCAGACAAATGCCAACATTCACCCAAGCAAAACCAATTGGCGTGGCAAAGAGTCTCTTGAACGAAAGCAAGATGTTATTAAGACTGTACCAGAG GCAGACACTGAGGAACTTTTGGGTTCTGTTACCACCTACAATTGTCATGGCACACGCACTAGTGCGCGTGTTATACAGAAAATGCGCCAAGATCAACAAACACGACCGATAACCCCACCACCCTCAGAACGTGAAGGCGGCCGTAAAGACGAACGTACTGCTGCGCAAAAAACACCTTCCCAAGTGCGTGCCAATCGTCCCACCTGGTCAAATATTGAACGTAATCATTTCTTTGATGCTCTCAATGAATTTGGCAAAGATTTCGAGGCTATTGGCAATTTTATTAATACGAAACTAAAAAGACGCAGTCCCGCCACCGATGTTTCTTTCAAATCAAAGGATCAAGTACGTCAGCATTATTATCAAACGTATCATaagatttgtaaatatatacgATTTTCAGAGG AGGTTCGTAAACCGGTTCAAGAATTGTATGCCCTTATAAACTATGGTGAAATGCGACGGAAATTGCAATTTGTTACcgataaacattttatgaaattacGAAATCTCATTTATCATGGACACATATCTGTACGTTGTAAAGGCAAAAATATACGCATTAAAACGCCTTCATGCAAAGCCTTAAGAAGACTCAATCAATTAGATG ACACCCTGGAGGATATACGTTTACCCTCTAAAATTGAAGTGATTATAAGTCCCGCTAATATGGAAGCCTTTGGACGTGTTCAAACAATTGCTCAAAATCCTAGATGTCGTACCACCGTGCCATTGCataaaaaacttgtaaattttataaaaaccttcGAGCACAAATGGCGCAGTATGGATGTAAGAATAGCTGAAGAAGCTAAACTTATGGTCACACAAGAAGCCTGTACTGGacagcaacaaacaacaacagctacaCATTTACACGATTTAAATGTGCAGGATAGTGAAATGTGTTTTTTACCCAAACCGGGAGTAACCATACACCGACCTTTACTTAGTATTACCGAATACTTAAGTAGCGTTAATATATGTTTAACAGCTTATGAAGAACGTATGGGTGTAAAGGTAAAAGGTGAACATTTGAATGCTGAAAGAACTAATCTACAGTCGGCCACTTCACATAACAACATATCAAGCAGCAGTAATAAACGTTTACGCACTGAAAGTGGTTCTGAGAAACGTTCACCCGAGCAATTGAAAAGATTAAAACCCATGGATAATTCTTATGAAAACCTAATAGCTACTGTGGAGGAAGCTCAACTAACATCGAATGAAAATGATTCCTTTAACATTGCCAAAAACGAAAGTAGTGGCGATGAATTAAGTGATGAAATACATGAATTACTTTCGGATTCAAATGAACTTAATACGAGTAAAGAATTTCTTGTTAATACAGAAAATCTAAACCCACCGCCACCACTACCACAACCACCACAGCCGGCAGTAACATCTACAACTGCGATCGTCTCAGAAATTACAAGTGCAAATTGTATATCACAACTCACAACGGCTGCACGTTCTAGACGTACACTGGCCAGCAAACCATCACGTACAGTATTTAAACCTCTGCTCAATGACGATGTTATACAACGTATACGAAGTGGCTGGACCTCTTCGAATGCTGGTGATATAACAATAGGCGATTTGTATGTAGTTTTTGGTCATGATTCGAAATTACAATTGGACTACTATTGGATGCCTCCCAATCCGTCTGCCAAAAATGAATCTCAACCTAATGAATTGACAGTTAATATAACGAAACAACATCTTTTAACGAATTCAAAGcaaattaacaataacaattgttCTAAAGATTGTGATGAGGGAAACTTGCAAAATTCTTTACAAACATCGGCCTTGAGTAATAAACTGAAACAACTTTTATTAATAGCAAATTTAAGTGATCGCATGCGTCGCCGCTCCTGTACATGTGATCGTAGTAATGCTGCCAAGGTtaag tttgaaaGAGATTTAACAGGTCGTACATTTATTGCTAATAAATCTTATGCCAATTGTGGTGTTAATAGCACTTCGGTGGGTGAAAGCAATAGCGGCAGCAATGTATTCAGACAACCCATGATACCGGTGCGTAGGACGTCTATAGATCCTGTTAAGCAACTCACAACG ctAACACGACAAAAAATGTCCAGACAGGTTCTCGTTCAAAGACTTTTGTTACCAAGTAATGGTAGTGCAAACGCTACGACTCAATTGAGCAGCAatctaacagcaacaacaaacacaccAATACCCGTTACCTCCAGCATCGggtcatcatcagcagcagcaacaaccgTAACAGCAGCGATAAAAAGTAAAGAAGTGCCTTGGAATCAGGCTGATAGATATAAgccacaaacaacaacagccaCAACAATCACCACTACAACTACATCAAATCAAAATCCTCAACAACCCGAAGCCTGtaatacaacatttttaaattcattaacacTTAACAATTACGAAGAAATGCCCCAAACCTCAACATCACTTTATCAGCCACCATATAAAGATTTACTCGAATCCAGTGAGGACAGAATCGATGGTTCTCCCACTTCTGGCATACCTTCGGTAGATAGTGCTTTTGATGAAAGTTCTA acaatagttttttaaatgGTTTGACTCCCATGCATCTTTTGCGGGAAACCTCTTCCAATTCAAAATGGCTAGAGGataatataaatgatttttctttaacCAGTTTATTGGGTCATCTAGATGAAATCAATTCTAGTCGTGATATGCTG GATCCTTCTTCAAATCTATCGGTTATAAGCGAAAGTAGTGTGGATTATATGCACAAATTTCAAGAGTTTAAAGCCTTATTTCAAAGTGATGAAAAGGATTAA
- the LOC124418858 gene encoding uncharacterized protein LOC124418858 yields MDYFIRKVLSNQYQIPLTDDVTELVLKEPDTYVKDGSKDCCYLSKAISNHYEIFKDPKNQAMDILKSIKLVSLTYTLSFHDPLPKAEVECDNESLQEIKKYFKNLPYSHVEMKSSINCKYFEGNADLIFDQEVLYEIKTSKYSSLSRNDKNIHVKNFYKLILYGFGYYKKTGKLIKCFKIYNPLLGHEHTLKFDDIDMKHFEQCLSKK; encoded by the coding sequence ATGGATTATTTTATACGTAAAGTACTCTCCAATCAATATCAAATACCACTAACCGATGATGTTACCGAACTAGTACTAAAAGAACCGGACACTTACGTAAAGGATGGTTCCAAAGATTGTTGCTACTTATCAAAAGCAATATCAAatcattatgaaatttttaaagatccCAAAAATCAAGCAATGGACATTCTAAAAAGCATTAAATTGGTTTCTTTAACATATACATTATCCTTTCACGATCCCCTACCAAAAGCAGAGGTCGAATGTGACAACGAAAGTTTACAAgagatcaaaaaatattttaaaaatcttcctTACTCGCATGTCGAAATGAAGTCATCGATCAACTGTAAATACTTTGAGGGAAATGCTGATTTGATATTTGATCAGGAAGtgttgtatgaaataaaaacatctAAATATTCATCACTTTCTCGtaatgataaaaatattcatgtgaaaaatttctataaattgattttatatggTTTTGGTTATTATAAGAAAACGGGtaaacttattaaatgttttaagatCTATAATCCACTGCTGGGTCATGAACATACCCTTAAATTTGATGATATTGATATGAAACATTTCGAGCAATGTTTAAGTAAGAAGtag